AAAAATGGCAAACTTCCTGTATGCCTTACTATGTCACTTGCTGCTTATATTGCTTTTTATTCAAATGATATTCAGGAACTTACAGATGCAGGACTTGTATGTAAGAGACCTGCTGGTAATACATATACTGTAAGTGATGACAGATGGGCACTTGAGTTCTTCTATGAGCACAAGGGCGAGTCAGAAGAGGAACTTGTAAAAGCTGTTCTTGGCAATGAGAAAATGTGGGATCAGGATCTTAACAAGATTGATGGTCTTACTGATGCGGTAGTAGCTGATCTTAAGATGATTCACACAGAGGGTGCTGAAAAGGCTTACGCAAGCTGTCTTTGATGATTTTTAACCTGTACTGAAATTAAGATTTTTGATTATTTTTAGGGGCTCCGAAGTAGTTTTCGGAGCTCCTTTTTTGATTTTGGTCAAGAACGATATTACAAAAATAAAGTTTTTGTAAAAAAATTGTAGCAAAATTAATCAACATGGTTTATTATTGTAACAACACAACGCTTTAAACTGTTAAACTTTAACTTAACGAAAAGCTATCCAAAGCTATAAGAAATCGTTATAGGGAAAAAGCATACAGTTATTGATTTATTTTATTGTGGGTAGTATAATTGTATACAAGATTGAAAAACGGTAGAAACAATGACGTTTTTACGTTGATGAATGTGGGGAACACTTATTAGTAATAAAAATGCTATTTGTATCTTCACGATGCAGATAGCTATTTTTATATATTTTCTTATTAAAAATGGAGGAAGATTATGAAGAAGTACAACAGAGTAATCGCTTTACTTGCTGCTACATCTATGACAGCTACACTTATGGCTGGATGCGGCAAGACAGAAGCTCCTGCACAGACAGATACACCTGCGCAGACAACAGAAACAACAGAAGCTGCTGCAACTGAGACAACAGAAGCTGCTGCAACTGAGGAAGCTGATGCAAACCTTCCATCTCTTGTAGGCGTTGAGCCAGACACACGTCTTGCTGCTGATGCTTATTCAGAGCTTTGGGATGTTGACAGCTACCAGACAGAATCATCAGAGGTTTATAACAGAATTCTTGGCGAGTTCAATGAAGAGTATCAGAAGGCTCTTGCAACAGACAATATCGCTGAGCGTTATGCTCTTATGGGTGTTGCAGAAGCTAAGCTTCTTGGCTCAGGCGTATTTATTCCACTTTCAACACGTGGTGGTAACTATGCACTCAGACGTCACATTCCAGGATCAGTAACAAATACTCTTTGGGGCAACGATGATATGCGTTTCCACAATGTACTTGCTACTACAGATTTCGTTTCAGCTGATGATTACATTGAGCTGAAGAGCAAACTGAATGACCTTAGAGGAACAGGTACATATCAGGCAGAAGCTAAGAAGTACCTTGAAGAGAAAGGTTATACACTTACAGATACCTTTAACTATCCTAATACAAGTGATCCTAAGACTTGGGACGTTCTTGCTACATCAAGAGCAGCTGATTCTGAGAAGCTTGTAAACCTCTATGACGGACTTTTAGAGTATGACGTAGAGAACGTTCAGCAGCCTGCACTTGCAGAGAGCTATGAAGAGTCAGAGGATGGACTTACATACACATTCAAGATTCGTGAAGGTGTTAAGTGGGTTGATTCACAGGGTAGAGAAGTAGCTGATCTTACAGCTGATGACTTTGTAGCTGGTATGCAGCACATGATGGACGCTATGGGTGGTCTTGAGTACCTCGTTCAGGGCGTTATCGTTGGAGCTGATGCATATATCAACGGCGAGTCAACTGATTTCTCAACAGTTGGTGTTAAGGCAATTGATGATTACACACTTGAGTACACACTTGAGCAGAAGACACCTTACTTCCTTACAATGCTCAGCTATGGCGTATTCGCACCTCTTTCAAGAACATACTATGAAGGACAGGGCGGACAGTTTGGCCAGGGAACAGGTTCTGGTAACTATGGTACAGATCCTGACCACATCGCATACTGCGGACCATTCCTTGTAACAAGCTTTACAGAGAATAACTCAATCGTTATGAAGGCTAACCCTTCATACTGGAACAAAGATAACCAGAACATCAAGACTCTTAACTGGGTATTTGAGGATGGTACAGACGTAACTAAGGCATACAATGACTGTGTTGCCGGAACAATTACTTCTGTAGGACTTAACACTTCAACAATCGAGTCTGCTAAGGCTGATGGTAACTTTGATAAATATGCAGTTGTAACAGATACAGATGCTACAACATTCTGCGGATTCCTTAATACAAACCGTAAGGGATTTGCAAACTTCAACGATGCTACAGTAACTAAGTCTGAGAAGACTGTATGGGACGGACAGAGAACAGCTATCGCTATGCAGAACCATAACTTCAGACTTGCAGTTGTAACTTCACTTGACAGAGCTTCTTACAATGCTCAGAGAGAGGGTGAGGATCTCAAGCTTAATAACCTTAGAAACTCTTACACTCCTGGTACATTCGTAACACTTCCTGAGGAAGTTACAATTGATATTAACGGAACAGCAACAACATTTGCTGAGGGAACATACTTCGGTGAGATCGTACAGGCTCAGCTTGATGCTGATGGAATCCAGGTTAAGGCTTGGGATGCAGAGGCTGCTGATGGTGTTGGATCATCTGACGGATATGACGGATGGTACAATCCTACATATGCTAAGGAAAATCTTGCTAAGGCTGTAGAAGAGCTTGCTAAGCAGGGCGTAGAAGTTTCTAAGGAGAATCCAATCCAGATCGACCTTCCTTACTTCTCAGGTTCTGAGGTTTATACAAACAGAGCAAACGTTCTTAAGCAGTCTGTCGAGACATCTCTTGATGGAATGGTAGTAGTTAACCTTATTTCTTGCGAATCTCAGGATGACTGGCTCTATGCTGGTTACTATCCAGAGTATGGCTATGAGATGAACGCTGATATGATGGACGTTTCCGGATGGGGCCCTGACTATGGTGATCCTCAGACATATCTTGACACAATGCTTCCTGATTATGCAGGATACATGGTTAAGAGCCTTGGAGTATTCTAATAATACTCTTTAAATTCTGATTTAATTTGTAATAAGGCATTGCAAATAAATTGGAGAAAGTGGGAAAAAGACCTTCCCACTTTCTCCATTATGTTGTATAATGTTGTGGCTGTGTATTTAATTATAAAATTTTTATAAACATAGATATTTCAGCTATACAATAATATGTACCACAAAGGGAAAAAGCTATGACTAAGTATGTATTGAAAAGACTATTGCATGGAATAATTTCATCATTCATTGTTGTTGCTATTGTAATGATAATGATCTATACCATGCTGGACAGAAACCTGATCTTTGCTCAGGATAATGTCTTCAAGAACTATGGCAATAACGAGAAGACTGCCTATATGTACAGAAAGTGGGAGGAGTATGGGTATTTGGATCTTCTCACATATCAGGATTATTTGATCATGCTCCAGGAACAGGGAGAATTAGACGAGGAGACCAGAGTTAAGGCTGCCTCAATTGGTAAGAAGCCTGAGAATGATAGTGAACTTACAGCTGAGTATGTTCAGAAGTTTCAGGAATACTGTGATGCTAATGGATACACTGTAACCAGATGTAATGCCATTATGGTATCACCTAAGAAATACGCTAACGGTGGAGCACAGCAGCTTTTTGCGTCCAAGGATTATCCTATCACGCACAGACTGATTACATATATTACAGGTTTATTTACTGTTGATAATGTTCATTTCGTTGATGAAGATATAGATATAGGAGAGAGAAAGCTCACATTTACTCTTCATGATCCAGTATATGGAGGAGATAAGTTTGCTCCTGCAGTTATAGGAAATGGAACTTATCACAAATATCTTATTTATACAGACAATAAGTTCCCATTCATACATCAGAACCTTTTGACACTTAATCTTGGTAAGTCGTATGCGGTTAATGCCGGCATTGATGTATTTGACACTATGACCAAGAGACAGGGTTCATATGTAATGCAGACAACTACATTCCCTACCGGTCTTACAGAGGAATCTGCAGATGACCTTCATACTGCTGTTTTCGCATATGGTTCAAGAGAAACTAACAAGGTTAATGCTGATAGATTTACTGATGATTATACAAGCGTTAATACAATTAAGAATGGTAAGTCCAAGATGGGATATTCATTCTCAATCGGTATCGTTTCAGTTCTTCTTATGTACCTGATTGGTATTCCTCTTGGTATCTTGATGGCAAGACATAAAGATAAGTTTGTAGATAAGCTTGGAACCGGATATATCATGTTTATTACAGCGGTTCCTTCACTGGCCTATATTTTCCTGTTTAAAGCTATCGGCGGAAAACTTGGATTCCCTACTACATTTGATATCGAATCCACAAGCAGACTTGTATATGTACTTCCTATAATTTCACTTGCACTCAGACCTATTGCAGATACTATGAAGTGGCTTCGTAGATACATGATCGATCAGATGAACTCTGATTATGTTAAGTTCGCAAGGTCAGGAGGCCTTACAGAAGGCGAGATTTTCAGAAAACATATTCTTAAGAATGCTTCAATTCCGATTGTTCATGGAATACCTGCAGGTATCCTTGGAGCAGTTGTAGGAGCTATTATTACAGAGCGTGTATACGTAGTTCCAGGTGCTGGTAACCTTCTTACTGTTGCTATCAACCAGTATGATAATGGTGTTATTGTTGGTGTAACATTGTTCTATGCACTTCTTTCTGTAGTTAGTATGATTTCTGGTGACGTACTTATTTCTGTTGTTGATCCTAGAATCAACTATTCAGGAAAAGCCAGGTAAGGAGAATTTAAGATAATGGAAAATAAAGATTTATTTACAGTAGAAGGAATGACCGATGAAGAGCTCTTTTCTCTGGTAGACCATAACAGCCTTGATTCAGAGAAGATTACGGCTCCAAGATATTCATATTGGAAGTCAGTATTCAGAGTGTTCTTTAGAAATAAAGTTAACATTGTTATTCTTTCAATACTTGCTTTTGTATTATTGTTTGCATATATTTATCCTTCAGTTATCGAATATGACAGATTCGGTAATCTTATGGATTCTACAGCTAAGCACCTGATGCCGGGGGCTGCTATGAAGAAGTTTGGTTACAACATACACTGGATTCTTGGTGCCGGTGCATCAGGACAGTCAACATTTGATGCCATCTGGACAGGTTCAAGAATTTCTATTTCACTTGCCTTTGTCTGTGCAGCGATCAACCTTACTGTTGGTGTATTTGTAGGAGCTATTTGGGGATTTTCCAAGAAAATTGATATCTTTATGGTAGAGGTTTACAACATCGTTGGTAACGTTCCTCAGATTCTTCTTATATCAGTACTTGTACTTATTCTTTCACCAAGCTTTTGGTCAATGGTATTTGCACTGACTATTACAGGATGGCTTTTCATTGCTTACTTTATCAGAACACAGGTTATTATTATCAGAGACAGAGAGTACAACCTTGCAAGTAAATGTCTTGGAACACCACTTACCAGAATTGCTACCAGAAACATTCTGCCTTTCATGACATCAGTTATAGTTACACTGCTTGCAGTTGAGATTCCATCATATATCGGATATGAGGTTTTCCTTGCTTATATCGGAATGGGTATGTCTGATATGTCTCTTGGACGACTTATCTATGAAGCTGAGAGTGCTATGGTAACTCCTGGTTGGCAGTTTGAGTTCTGGAGTCCTGTAGTTATTGCTTCAATCATTACAGTTGCTCTTTATGTAACAGGACAGAATTTGGGTGACGCATCTGACCCTAGAACACATATGTAAGGAAAAACAAGAAAATGGAAGATAAGAAAGTATTATTATCAGTTAAAGATTTGGAAGTTAAATTCCGTGTAAGAGGACGAATCCTTACAGCTATACGTGGAATTTCACTTGATATTTACGAGAATGAATCCATTGCCATCGTTGGTGAGTCAGGATCAGGTAAGTCTGTATTTACCAAGACTTTCGCAGGAATGCTTGAGACTAATGGTTTTATCAGTAACGGTGATATCATCTTTAATGATGAAGAATTATCCAATACAATTGTTACTCTTAATGCATCCGGTAAGAGAGAACTTGCAAGAATTATTGACAAGCTCAACACATACTCAGCTCTTGAGTCTGGTGCTGATACATACAGACAGATTCTTGACCTCGAGTCAGAAAAGAGAGCCAAAGAGACTCTTTCTGATGAACAGGATGAGGAGTTTAACAATAAGATCAATGATCTTAAGTTCAAGAAGACTGAAGAGTTTAACCTCAAACAGACTTATGATACCAAGAAGGAAAAGGATAAGATCAAGGAATCTGAGAGAAAAATCAAGGCTTTTGAGGATGAGATTGCCAAGATTCAGAAGGAAAGAAATGATCTTATTCAGAAGCATAAGGAAGAAGTATCTTCTGATGCTACATACCTTAATGAGTACGAAAAGAAGCTTGCAGCTCTCAAGGCTCAGTATAAGCTTGATATATCCAAGCCTATAACCAAGGAACAGATGGATAGAAACTCTGTACTTGGTAAGGAGATATACCTTTCAGTTGGTAGATTCAAATATACTACAAGAAGAAAATATGTCAGCAGAATTCTTAACGACTTTAAGAAAGCGCTTAAACTTGGCGAGAATATTGCTGATGAAGAGACAAAGATTAAGATCTTTGATAATGTTATGTATTGCAAGCTTGTAGATGAAGCTGAAACTAAGCTTTCAGGTAAGATTTTCATCAACCTTGCAAGAGTAACAGATCCAAGTGACTGGGGACAGACTCGTGGTAAGAAGATTGCTACAGTATTCCAGGATCCTATGACCTCTCTTAACCCAATTATAACAATTGGTAAGCAGATTTCTTCAATTATTATGAAGCATCAGAATGTTTCAGAGGTAGAGGCTAGAGCGAGAGCAATCGAGATCATGAAGAAGGTTGGTATTCCTAATGCTGAGAAGCGTTACGATGATTATCCATTCCAGTATTCAGGCGGTATGAGACAGCGTATTGTTATAGCAATTGCTCTTTCATGTCAGCCTAAGATCCTTATCTGTGATGAGCCTACTACTGCTCTTGACGTTACAATTCAGGCACAGATA
The sequence above is a segment of the Butyrivibrio proteoclasticus B316 genome. Coding sequences within it:
- a CDS encoding ABC transporter substrate-binding protein — translated: MKKYNRVIALLAATSMTATLMAGCGKTEAPAQTDTPAQTTETTEAAATETTEAAATEEADANLPSLVGVEPDTRLAADAYSELWDVDSYQTESSEVYNRILGEFNEEYQKALATDNIAERYALMGVAEAKLLGSGVFIPLSTRGGNYALRRHIPGSVTNTLWGNDDMRFHNVLATTDFVSADDYIELKSKLNDLRGTGTYQAEAKKYLEEKGYTLTDTFNYPNTSDPKTWDVLATSRAADSEKLVNLYDGLLEYDVENVQQPALAESYEESEDGLTYTFKIREGVKWVDSQGREVADLTADDFVAGMQHMMDAMGGLEYLVQGVIVGADAYINGESTDFSTVGVKAIDDYTLEYTLEQKTPYFLTMLSYGVFAPLSRTYYEGQGGQFGQGTGSGNYGTDPDHIAYCGPFLVTSFTENNSIVMKANPSYWNKDNQNIKTLNWVFEDGTDVTKAYNDCVAGTITSVGLNTSTIESAKADGNFDKYAVVTDTDATTFCGFLNTNRKGFANFNDATVTKSEKTVWDGQRTAIAMQNHNFRLAVVTSLDRASYNAQREGEDLKLNNLRNSYTPGTFVTLPEEVTIDINGTATTFAEGTYFGEIVQAQLDADGIQVKAWDAEAADGVGSSDGYDGWYNPTYAKENLAKAVEELAKQGVEVSKENPIQIDLPYFSGSEVYTNRANVLKQSVETSLDGMVVVNLISCESQDDWLYAGYYPEYGYEMNADMMDVSGWGPDYGDPQTYLDTMLPDYAGYMVKSLGVF
- a CDS encoding ABC transporter permease, whose translation is MTKYVLKRLLHGIISSFIVVAIVMIMIYTMLDRNLIFAQDNVFKNYGNNEKTAYMYRKWEEYGYLDLLTYQDYLIMLQEQGELDEETRVKAASIGKKPENDSELTAEYVQKFQEYCDANGYTVTRCNAIMVSPKKYANGGAQQLFASKDYPITHRLITYITGLFTVDNVHFVDEDIDIGERKLTFTLHDPVYGGDKFAPAVIGNGTYHKYLIYTDNKFPFIHQNLLTLNLGKSYAVNAGIDVFDTMTKRQGSYVMQTTTFPTGLTEESADDLHTAVFAYGSRETNKVNADRFTDDYTSVNTIKNGKSKMGYSFSIGIVSVLLMYLIGIPLGILMARHKDKFVDKLGTGYIMFITAVPSLAYIFLFKAIGGKLGFPTTFDIESTSRLVYVLPIISLALRPIADTMKWLRRYMIDQMNSDYVKFARSGGLTEGEIFRKHILKNASIPIVHGIPAGILGAVVGAIITERVYVVPGAGNLLTVAINQYDNGVIVGVTLFYALLSVVSMISGDVLISVVDPRINYSGKAR
- a CDS encoding ABC transporter permease, whose product is MENKDLFTVEGMTDEELFSLVDHNSLDSEKITAPRYSYWKSVFRVFFRNKVNIVILSILAFVLLFAYIYPSVIEYDRFGNLMDSTAKHLMPGAAMKKFGYNIHWILGAGASGQSTFDAIWTGSRISISLAFVCAAINLTVGVFVGAIWGFSKKIDIFMVEVYNIVGNVPQILLISVLVLILSPSFWSMVFALTITGWLFIAYFIRTQVIIIRDREYNLASKCLGTPLTRIATRNILPFMTSVIVTLLAVEIPSYIGYEVFLAYIGMGMSDMSLGRLIYEAESAMVTPGWQFEFWSPVVIASIITVALYVTGQNLGDASDPRTHM
- a CDS encoding oligopeptide/dipeptide ABC transporter ATP-binding protein, whose product is MEDKKVLLSVKDLEVKFRVRGRILTAIRGISLDIYENESIAIVGESGSGKSVFTKTFAGMLETNGFISNGDIIFNDEELSNTIVTLNASGKRELARIIDKLNTYSALESGADTYRQILDLESEKRAKETLSDEQDEEFNNKINDLKFKKTEEFNLKQTYDTKKEKDKIKESERKIKAFEDEIAKIQKERNDLIQKHKEEVSSDATYLNEYEKKLAALKAQYKLDISKPITKEQMDRNSVLGKEIYLSVGRFKYTTRRKYVSRILNDFKKALKLGENIADEETKIKIFDNVMYCKLVDEAETKLSGKIFINLARVTDPSDWGQTRGKKIATVFQDPMTSLNPIITIGKQISSIIMKHQNVSEVEARARAIEIMKKVGIPNAEKRYDDYPFQYSGGMRQRIVIAIALSCQPKILICDEPTTALDVTIQAQILQLLKDLQKEYNYTIVFITHDLGVVANIADRVAVIYGGQIVELGTVEDVFYDSRHPYTWALLSSLPQLAQKDTELYSITGTPPSLYNKITGDAFAPRNPYCLKIDTIEEPPMFKVSDTHYAKTWLLDPRAPKIEKPEIIRDIHEKFMKIYNITEVSENA